In Equus przewalskii isolate Varuska chromosome 6, EquPr2, whole genome shotgun sequence, one DNA window encodes the following:
- the KDM4D gene encoding lysine-specific demethylase 4D yields MKSKASCAQNPSCSIMIFHPTKEEFNDFDKYIAYIESQGAHRAGLAKIIPPKEWKARQTYDDINDILIATPLQQVASGRAGVFTQYHKKKKAMTVGEYRHLANSDRYQTPPHSDFEDLERKYWKTRLYDSPIYGADISGSLFDENTEQWNLGHLGTIQDLLEQECGVVIQGVNTPYLYFGMWKTTFAWHTEDMDLYSINYLHFGEPKTWYAVPPEHGQRLERLARQLFPGSSRSCEAFMRHKVALISPTVLKDNGIPFSRITQEAGEFMVTFPYGYHAGFNHGFNCAEAINFATPRWIDYGKAASQCSCGEARVSFSMDAFVRILQPARYELWKRGQDRAVLDHTESTAPGSQELSAWREGRAPGRAALGLRHLPARRVPGPAVAAGGGTRHRALGHRASPRPSPARASSSAAQPWATAARSSPEPGPAPPPSLGQSARDVHPSTGRRGRGRRPREQGAQEPIAQVPAKRRLLADTARTAPEPEAQTLPADGSSVENPAALSPGPQHPAKASGCCCAPVP; encoded by the coding sequence ATGAAGTCTAAGGCCAGTTGTGCCCAGAACCCAAGTTGTAGCATAATGATATTTCATCCAACCAAAGAAGAGTTTAatgattttgataaatatattgcATACATAGAATCCCAAGGTGCACACCGAGCTGGGCTGGCTAAGATAATTCCACCCAAGGAATGGAAAGCCAGACAGACCTACGACGATATCAATGACATCTTAATAGCCACTCCCCTCCAGCAGGTGGCCTCTGGGCGGGCAGGTGTATTTACTCAATaccacaaaaagaagaaagccatGACCGTGGGGGAGTACCGCCACTTGGCAAACAGTGACAGGTATCAGACCCCACCACACTCAGATTTTgaggatttagaaagaaaatattggaaaacccGCCTCTATGATTCACCCATCTATGGTGCTGACATCAGTGGCTCCTTATTTGATGAAAACACCGAACAATGGAACCTGGGACACCTAGGAACCATTCAGGACCTGTTGGAGCAGGAGTGTGGAGTGGTCATCCAAGGCGTCAACACACCCTACCTGTACTTTGGCATGTGGAAGACCACGTTCGCTTGGCACACGGAGGACATGGACCTCTACAGCATCAACTACCTGCACTTCGGGGAGCCCAAAACTTGGTACGCGGTGCCCCCAGAGCACGGCCAGCGCCTGGAACGCCTGGCCAGGCAGCTGTTCCCGGGCAGTTCCCGGAGCTGTGAGGCCTTCATGCGGCACAAGGTGGCTCTCATCTCGCCCACTGTCCTCAAGGACAACGGGATCCCCTTCAGTCGGATCACTCAGGAGGCTGGAGAGTTCATGGTGACCTTTCCCTATGGCTACCACGCTGGTTTCAACCACGGCTTCAACTGCGCCGAAGCCATCAATTTCGCCACCCCGCGGTGGATCGATTATGGCAAAGCGGCCTCTCAGTGCAGCTGCGGGGAGGCCAGGGTCAGCTTTTCCATGGATGCCTTCGTGCGCATCCTGCAACCGGCGCGCTACGAGCTGTGGAAACGCGGGCAGGACCGGGCTGTGCTGGACCACACGGAGTCCACGGCGCCGGGCAGCCAGGAGCTGAGCGCCTGGAGGGAGGGCCGGGCGCCCGGGAGAGCGGCGCTGGGCCTGAGGCACCTCCCGGCCCGCCGGGTCCCGGGCCCGGCTGTGGCTGCGGGCGGTGGGACCCGCCACCGCGCCCTTGGGCACCGGGCATCCCCGCGCCCCTCGCCGGCCCGCGCTTCTTCCTCTGccgcccagccctgggccaccgcCGCCCGCAGCTCCCCGGAACCCGGCCCAGCCCCGCCGCCGAGCCTGGGGCAGTCTGCCAGGGATGTCCACCCCTCAACTGGCAGACGAGGTCGCGGTCGTCGTCCTCGGGAACAGGGCGCTCAAGAGCCCATTGCTCAGGTCCCGGCCAAGAGGCGCCTTCTGGCGGACACAGCGCGCACAGCTCCGGAGCCCGAGGCTCAGACCCTGCCTGCGGATGGATCCTCAGTGGAGAACCCTGCAGCGCTGAGCCCTGGGCCCCAGCATCCTGCTAAGGCTTCCGGGTGCTGCTGCGCCCCTGTCCCCTAA